A region of Allocoleopsis franciscana PCC 7113 DNA encodes the following proteins:
- a CDS encoding M20 metallopeptidase family protein encodes MVSTFPHPHSVDFSQIRLAIRSLQPQLVEWRRHLHQRPELGFKEQLTAAFISQKLQEWGFEQTLNSSVPLRYQTGIAKTGIVATISSNRPGPVLGIRADMDALPIQEANDVPYRSQHDGIMHACGHDGHTAIALGTAYYLAHHREDFTGTVKIIFQPAEEGPGGAKPMIEEGVLKNPDVQAMIGLHLWNNLPLGTVGVRSGALMAAVEGFDCTIFGKGGHGAMPHQTVDSIVVSAQIVNALQTIVARNVDPIDSAVVTVGTLHSGTARNVIADTAKMSGTVRYFNPKLEGYFSQRIEQVIAGICQSQGALYEFNYVQLYPPVINDVQMAELVRSVASDVVETPAGVVPECQTMGGEDMSFFLKEVPGCYFFLGSANPSRDLAYPHHHPRFDFDETALLMGTEIFVRCVEKFCR; translated from the coding sequence ATGGTTTCTACATTCCCCCATCCCCATTCGGTCGATTTCTCTCAGATTAGACTCGCGATTCGCTCATTGCAGCCTCAACTCGTCGAATGGCGCAGACATCTGCATCAGCGTCCCGAATTAGGCTTTAAAGAACAGCTAACGGCGGCATTTATCTCACAGAAGTTGCAGGAATGGGGATTTGAGCAGACACTTAACTCCTCAGTACCGCTTCGTTATCAAACCGGGATTGCCAAAACCGGGATTGTTGCCACAATTTCCAGTAATCGCCCTGGCCCTGTGCTTGGCATTCGGGCGGATATGGATGCCCTACCGATTCAAGAAGCAAATGACGTGCCTTACCGATCGCAGCATGACGGGATCATGCACGCTTGTGGTCATGATGGACATACCGCGATCGCTCTGGGTACTGCTTATTATCTCGCCCACCACCGGGAAGATTTCACTGGGACTGTAAAAATCATCTTCCAACCCGCAGAGGAAGGGCCAGGGGGTGCCAAACCGATGATAGAAGAGGGCGTCTTAAAAAATCCCGATGTTCAAGCCATGATTGGTTTGCATCTGTGGAACAATTTGCCCTTGGGTACCGTGGGTGTACGCAGTGGTGCATTAATGGCAGCCGTAGAAGGCTTTGATTGCACTATTTTTGGCAAAGGGGGACACGGTGCGATGCCCCATCAAACCGTTGACTCCATCGTCGTCAGTGCCCAAATTGTGAATGCTTTACAGACTATTGTCGCTCGGAATGTTGACCCGATTGATTCAGCCGTGGTTACAGTGGGCACACTTCATTCGGGTACAGCACGCAATGTGATTGCCGACACGGCTAAAATGAGTGGTACGGTTAGGTATTTTAACCCGAAACTAGAAGGGTATTTTTCCCAAAGAATTGAACAAGTCATTGCTGGTATTTGCCAGAGTCAGGGCGCTCTTTACGAGTTTAATTATGTACAGCTTTATCCACCCGTAATTAATGATGTCCAAATGGCTGAACTTGTTCGGTCAGTGGCATCCGATGTTGTGGAAACTCCAGCCGGAGTTGTTCCAGAATGTCAGACCATGGGGGGAGAAGATATGTCATTTTTCCTTAAGGAAGTGCCTGGTTGCTATTTCTTCTTGGGGTCAGCCAACCCTAGCCGGGATTTAGCTTATCCCCATCATCATCCCCGATTCGATTTTGATGAAACAGCTTTATTGATGGGTACAGAAATCTTTGTTCGCTGTGTAGAAAAGTTTTGTCGTTGA
- the bioD gene encoding dethiobiotin synthase: MNALLITGTDTGAGKTVLTCALVAYWQTYRPQESLGVFKPIQTGEGDCELYQQLFNLNQSPEEMTPLRFQTPVAPPVAAEREGRTVDLGLVWQAFSRLQQQRQWVLVEALGGLGSPITHELTVADLARDWRLPVVLVVSVKLGAIAQAVANVALARSCGVQLQGIVLNCVQPCSQEDIANWTPIDLIKSLTNVPVLGILPYLTDPTDLSKLAQVASSLDLELLMPS, translated from the coding sequence TTGAACGCACTACTAATTACTGGCACCGATACGGGAGCAGGAAAAACAGTTTTGACCTGTGCCCTAGTGGCTTATTGGCAGACTTACCGTCCTCAAGAGAGTTTGGGGGTATTCAAACCCATTCAAACGGGGGAAGGAGATTGTGAGTTGTATCAACAGCTTTTTAACCTCAACCAATCCCCAGAAGAAATGACGCCCTTGCGCTTTCAGACACCCGTAGCACCCCCGGTAGCGGCAGAACGGGAAGGACGTACCGTTGACCTCGGTTTAGTGTGGCAGGCGTTTAGTCGCTTGCAGCAGCAGCGTCAGTGGGTGCTGGTGGAAGCCCTCGGCGGACTGGGTTCACCCATCACTCACGAACTCACAGTGGCGGATTTGGCAAGGGATTGGCGGTTACCGGTTGTATTAGTTGTGTCGGTGAAACTCGGTGCGATCGCGCAAGCCGTTGCCAATGTTGCCTTAGCACGCTCGTGTGGGGTTCAGCTTCAAGGCATTGTTCTCAATTGTGTCCAGCCCTGTTCACAGGAGGACATCGCCAATTGGACACCGATTGACTTGATTAAGTCTTTGACCAACGTCCCAGTTTTGGGGATTTTACCTTATTTGACTGACCCCACTGACCTCTCGAAGCTGGCTCAAGTGGCTTCAAGTTTAGACTTGGAGTTGTTAATGCCAAGCTAG
- a CDS encoding serine/threonine-protein kinase gives MEPPIPSGTILQNRYHLLSVLGQGGFGRTYLAEDQGRFNERCALKELIPPETGAYELEKSKELFQREAESLYKINHPQVPQFRANFEQDGRLFLVQDYVEGKTYRELLNDRKAQTYIQSTNPSGGSPEPSTGVFSEAEIRQLLIQLVPVLDHVHSKGIIHRDITPDNIIRRNSDGLPVLIDFGVVKELATRIFTSVASAPITTVGKVGYAPSEQIQTGRAYPSSDLYSLAATAVVLLTGKEPQALFDDNQLTWSWRRWANVSDELASVLNRMLSYRPGDRYQSATEVMQALQSPTPQSPVSPPPPQRPDPNLSQVATMAVGRPPAGGAGARTPQRGNPSIPDPNRNTIWDNPMAVLGIGITLALLAGLGSWALFSSLRNQGDPQATLTPTEPIGDELPTPLVIETLPPTPIETLSPIPTTTLSPIPATPLSPVPTTPTPTSFSRNLNVPVGKTITTEGALNANTTVNYIIKGEQDQRLTARIPEEGVLMTILGPNGKPVGNRATRVKDWEGTLPFTGNYTIQLRPVQGVADRDYTLALTLAPSPSASPSPSPSPSPSAKYDSETVKVPAGKSVDVSGKTSPQLIKRYVVTVPQGQALTVKPVEADVRINVQYPDGTVQQNAAGINFVRPGQYRVDVIAGNEASFKLNLSLQNVAPTPTPTPTPSPTPTPTPTPTPTTTP, from the coding sequence ATGGAACCACCGATTCCCTCAGGAACTATTCTGCAAAATCGTTACCACTTGCTCAGTGTTCTGGGTCAAGGCGGATTTGGTCGGACTTACCTAGCAGAAGACCAAGGGCGCTTTAATGAACGTTGCGCCCTCAAGGAATTAATTCCTCCTGAGACAGGAGCGTATGAACTAGAGAAGTCGAAGGAACTGTTCCAAAGAGAGGCAGAATCTCTCTATAAAATTAACCACCCACAAGTTCCCCAGTTCCGAGCCAACTTTGAGCAGGACGGACGGCTGTTTTTGGTGCAGGACTATGTGGAGGGGAAAACCTATCGCGAACTGCTCAACGATCGCAAAGCCCAGACCTATATTCAAAGTACCAATCCGAGCGGGGGAAGCCCAGAGCCTAGCACTGGCGTCTTCTCAGAAGCCGAGATTCGGCAGTTATTAATTCAATTAGTGCCCGTGTTGGATCACGTCCACAGCAAAGGCATTATTCACCGAGACATTACGCCGGACAATATTATTCGACGCAACTCGGACGGTTTGCCGGTGCTGATCGACTTCGGTGTGGTTAAGGAACTGGCAACCCGAATTTTCACCTCCGTCGCCTCCGCCCCAATCACAACTGTGGGCAAAGTCGGATATGCACCCAGTGAACAAATCCAGACGGGTCGGGCTTATCCTAGCAGTGACCTGTATTCTTTAGCCGCTACAGCCGTGGTATTGCTAACCGGCAAAGAGCCACAAGCCCTATTTGATGATAATCAACTCACTTGGAGCTGGCGGCGATGGGCGAATGTGAGTGATGAATTAGCCAGCGTTTTGAACCGGATGCTAAGTTATAGACCGGGCGATCGCTACCAATCGGCAACGGAAGTGATGCAAGCACTTCAATCCCCCACACCCCAATCACCTGTTTCTCCCCCACCTCCTCAACGACCCGATCCCAACCTCTCACAAGTCGCCACCATGGCGGTGGGACGTCCTCCCGCCGGGGGTGCGGGTGCCAGAACGCCACAACGAGGCAATCCCTCAATCCCTGATCCCAACCGAAACACAATCTGGGATAATCCCATGGCTGTGCTGGGGATTGGCATTACGCTGGCATTGTTAGCAGGATTAGGTTCTTGGGCGCTTTTCAGTTCTCTGAGAAATCAAGGCGACCCTCAAGCCACTTTAACGCCCACCGAGCCGATTGGCGACGAGTTACCCACTCCCCTCGTTATAGAAACATTACCGCCGACACCCATCGAAACACTCTCACCGATACCGACAACAACACTCTCACCAATACCGGCAACACCACTCTCACCCGTACCAACAACACCAACGCCGACTTCCTTTAGTCGAAACCTGAACGTGCCCGTCGGTAAAACGATTACCACAGAAGGGGCTTTAAACGCCAATACAACCGTTAACTACATTATCAAGGGTGAACAAGACCAACGACTGACCGCACGGATTCCGGAAGAAGGAGTCTTGATGACGATACTCGGACCCAATGGAAAGCCAGTGGGTAACCGGGCGACACGGGTGAAGGATTGGGAAGGAACGCTTCCTTTTACAGGAAATTACACCATTCAACTGCGACCCGTCCAAGGTGTGGCGGATAGGGATTACACCCTAGCGCTGACTTTGGCACCGTCACCCTCAGCCTCACCCTCACCGTCACCCTCACCCTCGCCTTCAGCTAAATACGACTCAGAAACAGTCAAGGTGCCAGCAGGTAAAAGTGTGGATGTTTCAGGTAAAACTAGCCCACAACTGATCAAGCGGTATGTGGTGACCGTTCCACAAGGTCAGGCGCTTACGGTGAAGCCTGTAGAAGCTGACGTGAGAATCAATGTTCAATATCCCGATGGAACCGTTCAGCAAAATGCCGCCGGGATCAATTTTGTCCGGCCTGGTCAGTATAGAGTGGATGTGATCGCTGGAAATGAGGCAAGCTTTAAGCTCAATCTCAGTCTTCAGAATGTGGCTCCAACACCGACTCCAACACCGACTCCATCACCGACTCCAACACCAACACCAACTCCAACTCCCACCACGACTCCCTAA
- a CDS encoding ribose-phosphate pyrophosphokinase, whose amino-acid sequence MIRLQSNELRGFAVSRSATLTLQPMLPPIADNNRLRLFSGSANIPLAQEVARYLGMDLGPMVRKQFADGELYIQIQESIRGCDVYLIQPTCQPVNAHLMELLIMVDACRRASARQITAVIPYYGYARADRKTAGRESITAKLVANLITEAGASRVLAMDLHSAQIQGYFDIPFDHVYGSPVLLDYLASKRLSDIVVVSPDVGGVARARAFAKKLNDAPLAIIDKRRQAHNVAEVMNVIGDVEGKTAVLVDDMIDTAGTICEGARILREEGARQVYACATHAVFSPPAIERLSSGIFEEIIVTNTIPVSEEKRFAQLTVLSVANLLGETIWRIHEDSSVSSMFR is encoded by the coding sequence ATGATAAGATTGCAATCAAATGAGCTTCGAGGGTTTGCTGTGAGCCGTTCTGCAACTTTAACGCTTCAGCCCATGCTGCCGCCAATTGCGGACAATAATCGTCTCCGACTGTTTTCAGGTTCTGCGAATATTCCACTGGCACAAGAAGTGGCTCGCTATCTGGGGATGGATTTGGGACCGATGGTTCGCAAACAATTTGCAGATGGAGAGTTATATATTCAAATTCAGGAATCCATTCGGGGTTGTGATGTTTACCTGATTCAGCCAACGTGCCAACCAGTAAACGCTCACCTGATGGAATTGCTGATTATGGTTGATGCCTGCCGTCGGGCATCAGCGCGGCAAATTACTGCCGTAATTCCTTACTATGGTTATGCCAGAGCAGACCGCAAAACGGCTGGGCGCGAGTCGATTACGGCGAAGCTGGTTGCTAACTTGATTACGGAGGCAGGTGCCAGTCGCGTTTTAGCCATGGATTTGCACTCTGCCCAAATTCAAGGCTACTTTGACATTCCCTTTGACCATGTCTACGGCTCACCTGTATTGCTAGACTATCTGGCAAGTAAACGACTCTCTGACATCGTGGTTGTTTCACCCGATGTGGGTGGTGTGGCTAGAGCTAGGGCATTTGCCAAAAAGCTAAATGATGCTCCCCTGGCGATTATTGACAAGCGTCGGCAGGCGCACAATGTAGCGGAAGTGATGAATGTCATCGGGGATGTCGAAGGCAAAACCGCCGTTTTGGTAGACGACATGATTGATACCGCTGGCACCATTTGTGAGGGAGCGAGAATACTGCGGGAGGAGGGTGCACGCCAAGTCTACGCCTGTGCCACTCATGCCGTTTTTTCGCCTCCAGCTATCGAGCGCCTTTCGAGTGGGATATTTGAAGAAATCATTGTGACGAATACAATTCCCGTTTCGGAAGAAAAGCGCTTTGCACAATTAACGGTGCTTTCGGTGGCTAACTTGCTGGGCGAAACCATTTGGCGTATTCATGAGGACAGCTCTGTAAGTAGTATGTTCCGTTAA
- a CDS encoding metal-binding protein, giving the protein MPSGQTHDRITLWSLPVVTGLTIASTQSGNLALIVSGGFLFSGLMLSPDLDLKSLPFKRWGWLRWIWIPYQKAMRHRSIFSHGPLIGTTLRMLYLATWTALVGILILGVVQLFRDVPWSWQQFGEDIKQWLINYQAEWIALFVGLELGAMIHSVSDWTSTALKRSQRKPKRKSTTRKRTPSRRTSKK; this is encoded by the coding sequence ATGCCCTCTGGTCAAACACATGATCGCATAACTTTATGGAGCTTACCCGTCGTCACCGGTTTGACCATAGCATCAACACAGAGTGGCAATCTTGCCTTAATCGTTTCCGGAGGGTTCCTCTTTAGTGGGCTGATGCTCAGTCCTGACTTAGACCTGAAATCGCTACCCTTCAAGCGCTGGGGGTGGCTGCGGTGGATTTGGATACCCTACCAAAAAGCGATGCGCCATCGCTCAATCTTTTCTCATGGCCCTCTCATCGGCACTACTCTCAGGATGCTTTATCTGGCTACATGGACAGCCTTGGTGGGGATACTGATTTTGGGCGTTGTCCAGTTATTCCGTGACGTGCCTTGGAGTTGGCAGCAGTTTGGTGAAGATATCAAGCAATGGCTCATTAATTACCAAGCCGAATGGATTGCTCTGTTTGTGGGTTTGGAACTGGGAGCGATGATTCATTCTGTCAGTGATTGGACTAGCACTGCCCTCAAGCGTTCTCAACGCAAACCCAAGCGCAAATCGACGACACGCAAGCGCACCCCGTCCCGACGTACTTCCAAAAAATGA
- a CDS encoding chorismate lyase, with product MTATLKPTNSASVSTTWHALDPLWEGGEETVQQGLPHSQLAPAWQILLLGDGSPTRHLQLLTTEPTEVDVIDMSLIGMADDGAPKHIQAVPAPRLRRQVWLRTASGQRLAYAASWWDANHVDEYLQNRNIPIWASLSRLRSELYRDIQGIYYGHSEALELAFGEKGPFWGRHYLFWHHGQPLTLIYEVFSPYLKKYLGETHLT from the coding sequence TTGACTGCAACCTTGAAACCCACCAACAGCGCCAGTGTATCAACAACCTGGCACGCTCTCGACCCTCTCTGGGAGGGAGGCGAAGAAACCGTTCAGCAGGGATTACCCCATAGTCAGCTAGCACCGGCTTGGCAGATATTGCTGTTAGGAGATGGCTCTCCCACTCGCCATCTGCAACTCCTGACAACGGAACCGACGGAAGTCGATGTGATTGATATGTCCCTGATTGGGATGGCGGATGATGGGGCACCGAAGCATATTCAAGCCGTACCTGCGCCCAGATTAAGACGGCAGGTTTGGTTACGCACGGCTTCGGGGCAGCGGCTGGCTTATGCGGCTTCTTGGTGGGATGCGAACCATGTGGATGAATATTTGCAAAATCGCAATATCCCGATTTGGGCTAGCCTTTCTCGCCTACGGAGTGAGCTTTATCGGGATATTCAGGGAATTTATTACGGTCACTCAGAAGCGTTAGAGTTAGCGTTTGGGGAGAAAGGGCCGTTTTGGGGTCGTCACTATCTGTTTTGGCATCATGGGCAACCTCTGACGCTGATTTATGAGGTGTTTTCACCTTATTTGAAAAAGTACTTAGGAGAGACGCACCTGACCTGA
- the purF gene encoding amidophosphoribosyltransferase yields MMHHEPLSSQQNLAQSEDGYAQRPDKQEEACGVFGIYAPGEDVAKLTYFGLYALQHRGQESAGIAAFQGDQVHLYKNMGLVSQVFNESILAELPGDMAIGHTRYSTTGSSRIANAQPALVETRLGKLALAHNGNLVNTGELREHLLQRNCNFTTTTDSEMIAIAIGSEVDSGKEWLEAALSAFGHCSGAYSLVIGTPVGLMGVRDPNGIRPLVIGTVGSHPQRYVLASETCGLDIIGAEYLRDVEPGELVWITEEGMASFHWSPKPERKLCIFEMIYFARPDSIMTDETLYSYRLKLGRQLAKESLVDADIVIGVPDSGIPAAIGFSQESGILYAEGLIKNRYVGRTFIQPTQSMRESGIRMKLNPLKDVLLGKRVVIVDDSIVRGTTSRKIVKALRDAGATEVHMRISSPPVTHPCFYGIDTDSQDQLIAATKSVEDIAMQIGVDSLAYLSWKGMLESTGEDPNSFCSACFTGDYPILIPEMVKRSKLMLEKMQKAEKVVTV; encoded by the coding sequence ATGATGCATCACGAACCCCTTTCTTCTCAGCAGAATCTGGCTCAATCTGAGGACGGCTATGCACAGCGACCCGATAAACAGGAGGAAGCTTGTGGAGTTTTTGGCATTTACGCACCAGGGGAAGATGTCGCTAAACTAACTTACTTTGGTCTCTATGCGCTACAGCACCGAGGTCAAGAATCAGCAGGGATTGCGGCGTTTCAGGGAGACCAGGTGCATCTATACAAAAATATGGGGCTAGTGTCGCAGGTTTTCAACGAGTCGATCTTAGCCGAGCTACCAGGGGACATGGCTATTGGTCATACCCGTTACTCTACCACAGGTTCTAGTCGGATTGCCAATGCTCAGCCAGCTCTGGTGGAAACTCGCTTGGGGAAACTGGCGCTAGCCCACAATGGCAACTTAGTGAATACAGGAGAGCTACGCGAACATTTGCTCCAGCGTAATTGTAATTTTACGACAACCACGGATTCTGAAATGATTGCGATCGCGATCGGATCAGAAGTCGATAGCGGCAAAGAATGGTTGGAAGCCGCCCTGAGTGCCTTTGGTCACTGTTCAGGCGCTTATAGTTTAGTGATTGGCACTCCGGTTGGGTTGATGGGTGTGCGCGACCCCAATGGCATCCGTCCTCTGGTCATCGGCACCGTAGGCAGTCATCCTCAGCGTTACGTGCTGGCATCCGAAACCTGTGGTTTAGATATTATCGGTGCTGAATATCTGCGGGACGTTGAACCAGGGGAATTGGTTTGGATTACCGAAGAAGGGATGGCATCCTTCCACTGGAGTCCAAAACCAGAGCGCAAGCTTTGCATTTTTGAAATGATATACTTTGCCAGACCCGATAGCATCATGACCGATGAAACCCTGTATAGCTATCGCTTAAAGCTAGGGCGTCAGTTGGCGAAAGAATCATTAGTCGATGCCGACATTGTCATTGGCGTACCCGACTCCGGTATTCCTGCCGCGATTGGATTTTCCCAAGAATCCGGCATTCTCTACGCGGAAGGATTAATCAAAAATCGCTACGTCGGTCGCACCTTCATCCAACCCACCCAATCCATGCGAGAATCGGGCATTCGCATGAAACTCAACCCCCTGAAAGATGTCTTATTAGGGAAACGGGTTGTAATTGTCGATGACTCGATTGTGCGGGGAACAACCAGCCGCAAAATTGTTAAAGCGCTGCGTGATGCCGGTGCCACTGAAGTTCATATGCGAATTTCTTCACCGCCCGTGACACACCCCTGTTTCTATGGCATTGATACGGATAGTCAAGACCAATTAATTGCGGCAACCAAGTCAGTTGAAGACATTGCCATGCAAATTGGTGTCGATAGTTTAGCTTATCTCAGTTGGAAGGGAATGCTGGAATCTACAGGAGAAGACCCCAATAGCTTTTGCAGTGCCTGTTTTACCGGCGATTACCCAATTTTGATTCCAGAAATGGTCAAACGTTCCAAGCTCATGTTGGAAAAAATGCAAAAAGCAGAAAAAGTAGTGACGGTCTAA
- the purL gene encoding phosphoribosylformylglycinamidine synthase subunit PurL encodes MSSISSAPFSPEEIAAEGLKPEEYEDIVHRLGRHPNKAELGMFGVMWSEHCCYKNSRPLLKQFPTEGDRILVGPGENAGVVDLGDGLRLAFKIESHNHPSAVEPFQGAATGVGGILRDIFTMGARPIAVLNSLRFGSLEDARTRRLFSGVVEGISHYGNCVGVPTVGGEVYFDPAYSDNPLVNVMALGLMETPEIVKSGAAGIGNPVLYVGSTTGRDGMGGASFASAELSEQSMDDRPAVQVGDPFLEKSLIEACLEAFKTGAVVAAQDMGAAGITCSTSEMAAKGGVGIELDLDLIPVRESGMVPYEYLLSESQERMLFVAHKGREQELIDIFHRWGLQAVVAGTVIAEPIVRILFQGGVAAEIPATALADNTPIYHRELLAQPPEYARQAWEWTANSLPACTLEGIDIQGNHKTWSDILLQLLDTPTIASKRWVYRQYDHQVQNNTVMLPGGADAAVVRLRPLEVGIPNPKSAVAATVDCNSRYVYLDPYEGAKAVVAEAARNLSCVGAEPLAVTDNLNFGSPEKPIGYWQLASACQGIAEACRIMETPVTGGNVSLYNETLDATGTPQPIYPTPVIGMVGLIPDMTRVCRQGWQAEGDLIYLLGLPLTDSTPHVCLGGSEYLASIHGVVAGKPPVVDFDLERRVQAATREGIRQGWVRSAHDCAEGGIAVALAESCIASQLGAQINLRLTNIERRWDEVLYGESASRILVSVKPEHQARWESYLKEQWGEQTQHWQNLGFVKSQNAGLKLLIDDNQPIIDVTMIEMSERFSNALERRLNV; translated from the coding sequence ATGTCCAGCATCTCCTCTGCTCCATTCTCTCCCGAAGAAATTGCCGCTGAAGGCTTGAAGCCTGAAGAATACGAAGACATTGTTCATCGGCTAGGGCGTCATCCCAATAAGGCTGAACTGGGAATGTTTGGCGTGATGTGGTCGGAGCATTGCTGTTACAAAAACTCGCGTCCCTTACTCAAGCAGTTTCCCACAGAAGGCGATCGCATTTTAGTCGGCCCCGGAGAAAATGCCGGAGTTGTAGACTTAGGAGACGGGTTAAGACTGGCGTTTAAAATCGAATCACACAATCACCCCTCCGCCGTTGAACCCTTCCAAGGTGCAGCAACGGGAGTAGGAGGAATCCTGCGGGATATTTTTACAATGGGTGCGCGTCCCATTGCCGTCCTCAACTCTCTGCGCTTCGGTTCCCTGGAGGATGCCAGGACGCGAAGACTGTTTAGTGGTGTCGTCGAAGGAATCTCCCACTATGGTAATTGCGTCGGGGTTCCCACCGTCGGCGGCGAAGTTTACTTTGACCCCGCTTATAGCGACAATCCCTTAGTTAACGTCATGGCACTGGGATTGATGGAAACCCCAGAAATCGTCAAATCTGGGGCGGCGGGTATCGGTAATCCAGTCTTATACGTCGGTTCCACCACGGGGAGAGATGGCATGGGTGGGGCAAGTTTTGCCAGTGCGGAACTCAGCGAACAATCTATGGATGACCGTCCTGCGGTGCAAGTGGGTGACCCATTTTTGGAAAAATCATTAATTGAAGCTTGTCTAGAAGCCTTTAAAACCGGGGCTGTCGTTGCCGCCCAAGATATGGGTGCGGCTGGAATTACCTGTTCCACCTCAGAGATGGCAGCCAAAGGCGGTGTGGGAATTGAGCTGGATTTAGACTTGATTCCAGTACGGGAAAGTGGTATGGTTCCCTATGAATATCTGCTTTCTGAATCCCAGGAACGGATGTTATTTGTTGCTCACAAGGGTCGAGAACAGGAATTAATTGATATTTTCCACCGTTGGGGGCTACAGGCGGTTGTCGCAGGCACAGTTATTGCAGAGCCAATTGTGCGAATTTTGTTCCAAGGCGGAGTGGCAGCGGAAATTCCAGCCACAGCATTAGCCGATAATACGCCGATTTATCATCGGGAACTTTTAGCCCAACCGCCGGAATATGCCCGTCAAGCTTGGGAGTGGACAGCCAACTCTCTCCCAGCTTGCACCTTAGAGGGAATTGACATCCAAGGTAACCACAAAACCTGGAGTGACATCCTTCTGCAACTTCTGGATACTCCCACGATTGCTTCTAAACGTTGGGTTTATCGCCAGTACGACCATCAAGTACAAAATAATACGGTGATGTTGCCCGGTGGTGCTGATGCGGCTGTTGTCAGGTTGCGTCCGTTGGAAGTAGGCATTCCCAATCCCAAATCAGCCGTTGCTGCAACGGTAGATTGCAACTCTCGTTATGTGTATCTTGACCCATACGAAGGGGCTAAAGCCGTTGTTGCCGAAGCGGCGCGGAACCTTAGCTGTGTCGGGGCTGAACCCTTGGCGGTTACCGATAACCTAAATTTTGGCAGTCCCGAAAAGCCAATTGGATACTGGCAGTTGGCGTCGGCATGTCAGGGGATTGCAGAAGCTTGTCGAATTATGGAAACCCCTGTGACTGGGGGGAATGTCTCCCTTTACAACGAAACATTGGATGCCACGGGCACACCTCAACCCATCTACCCAACACCAGTGATTGGGATGGTGGGGTTGATTCCTGATATGACTCGCGTTTGCCGTCAAGGTTGGCAAGCTGAAGGTGATTTAATTTATCTTTTGGGACTGCCTCTGACTGATTCTACGCCTCACGTTTGTTTAGGGGGTTCTGAATACCTCGCCAGTATTCATGGGGTTGTTGCGGGTAAACCACCTGTCGTGGATTTTGATTTGGAACGTCGTGTCCAAGCTGCCACGCGGGAAGGGATTCGTCAAGGCTGGGTACGTTCTGCCCATGATTGTGCGGAAGGCGGCATTGCGGTTGCCCTGGCGGAATCTTGTATTGCCAGTCAGTTGGGTGCCCAAATTAACTTGCGGCTAACGAATATAGAAAGGCGTTGGGATGAGGTTCTCTATGGTGAGAGTGCCAGTCGCATACTCGTATCGGTAAAGCCGGAACACCAAGCCAGGTGGGAATCTTACCTGAAAGAGCAATGGGGCGAGCAGACTCAACACTGGCAAAATCTAGGTTTTGTCAAGAGCCAAAATGCTGGATTAAAACTGTTAATTGATGACAATCAGCCGATAATCGACGTTACGATGATAGAAATGAGCGAACGCTTTTCAAATGCTCTTGAACGACGTTTGAATGTATAA